The Clostridium sporogenes genome contains a region encoding:
- a CDS encoding sensor histidine kinase codes for MINSIRKQDRLKKLLGKNIIIIFLIILSLLFGVLSLFRNVNSLNSHIETKEKKLSNINNELENIKKNNTNFRTLSYDVWLKQCASTVNLYIYKNTNYLKILSQTSQEDLDKRSKDFKIIKENNDYDKLVKFIIIDKTKNTFLTNDTNDIDFIKKNLKLFSDENGELFNYVSNKGTWYNISYNSESSPAYSRNPQPIMENPNNYIEAYWFPKNYSYKKEDFNLIKNILKDAEDNYKNDITNETNSINDLKKDLTRINYLITLCAFIIIILLLTLYFIGKENVLTGIKNSFIIRLFKSINQWFETRSTLFKAIVFSIFTLPTVIITMKILSGDRYMKDYAVCVLFYIVFILSKFIKFCNYIDEIIKGTNKIISGDLDFTIKEKGDKSLLILSQNINKINKGFKISIEDQIKNEKLKSELVANISHDLKTPLTSIINYTDILIKEKISEDEKEEFLKILNRKSLKLKTLIEDLFEISKINSGKVELNKEYVDIVELLNQSIAEYSDTEIYKNKNLTFITKTFLPEIKINLDGNRMSRVFENLINNSLKYSLSNTRIYVEIEDIVKGIKISFKNVSYTPLDFDKKEIFERFTRGDKSRTSDIDGSGLGLAIAKSIVELHDGIMYIDFDGDLFKVMIELYY; via the coding sequence TTGATAAATAGTATTAGAAAACAGGATAGATTAAAAAAACTGTTAGGTAAAAATATAATTATAATATTTTTAATTATTCTATCACTATTGTTTGGTGTGCTTTCCCTTTTTAGAAATGTAAATTCATTAAACTCTCACATAGAAACAAAAGAAAAAAAACTATCTAATATTAATAATGAACTTGAAAATATAAAAAAAAATAATACTAATTTTAGAACTCTCAGTTATGATGTGTGGTTAAAACAATGTGCTAGTACAGTAAATTTATACATATATAAAAATACAAATTATTTAAAAATCTTATCTCAAACTTCACAAGAAGATTTAGATAAAAGAAGTAAAGATTTTAAAATCATAAAAGAAAATAATGACTATGATAAATTAGTAAAATTCATAATTATTGATAAAACCAAAAACACGTTTTTAACTAATGATACTAATGACATAGATTTTATAAAAAAAAACCTTAAGCTATTTTCTGATGAAAACGGTGAACTATTTAATTATGTTTCAAATAAAGGTACTTGGTATAACATATCTTATAATTCCGAAAGTTCGCCAGCATATAGCAGAAATCCTCAACCTATAATGGAGAATCCTAATAATTATATAGAAGCTTATTGGTTTCCTAAAAATTATTCTTATAAAAAAGAGGATTTCAACCTTATAAAAAATATATTAAAGGATGCTGAGGATAATTATAAAAATGATATAACTAATGAAACTAATTCTATTAATGACCTGAAAAAAGATTTAACTAGAATAAACTATTTAATAACACTTTGTGCTTTTATTATTATTATTTTATTACTTACTCTATATTTTATTGGTAAAGAAAATGTTCTTACGGGAATAAAAAATAGTTTTATAATTAGACTATTTAAGTCTATAAATCAATGGTTTGAAACTAGAAGCACACTTTTCAAAGCAATTGTTTTCAGTATATTTACTTTACCTACAGTAATTATTACTATGAAAATATTATCTGGTGATAGATATATGAAAGATTATGCAGTATGCGTATTGTTTTATATAGTATTTATTCTTAGCAAATTCATTAAATTTTGCAATTATATAGATGAAATAATAAAAGGAACAAATAAAATAATTAGTGGAGATTTAGATTTTACAATAAAAGAAAAAGGTGATAAGTCCCTTTTAATACTTTCTCAAAACATAAATAAAATAAATAAGGGATTTAAAATATCCATTGAAGATCAAATAAAAAATGAAAAATTGAAAAGTGAACTAGTGGCTAATATATCTCATGATTTAAAGACCCCTCTTACATCAATAATAAATTATACAGATATATTAATAAAAGAGAAGATTTCTGAAGATGAAAAAGAAGAATTTTTAAAAATACTCAATAGAAAAAGCTTAAAGCTTAAAACTCTTATAGAGGATTTGTTTGAAATCTCTAAAATAAATAGTGGTAAAGTGGAATTAAATAAAGAATATGTTGATATAGTAGAACTTTTAAATCAATCTATAGCTGAATATTCTGATACAGAAATCTATAAAAATAAAAATTTAACCTTTATAACAAAAACCTTCTTACCTGAAATTAAAATCAATTTAGATGGAAATAGAATGTCTAGAGTTTTTGAAAATCTAATAAATAATTCTTTAAAATATTCTTTGAGTAACACAAGAATTTATGTAGAAATAGAAGATATTGTTAAAGGAATAAAAATATCTTTTAAAAATGTATCCTATACTCCCCTTGATTTTGATAAAAAAGAAATATTTGAAAGGTTTACTAGAGGTGATAAATCAAGAACTTCAGACATTGATGGTAGTGGATTAGGACTAGCCATAGCTAAAAGTATAGTAGAACTTCATGATGGTATTATGTATATTGACTTTGATGGCGACTTATTTAAAGTTATGATTGAGCTCTACTACTAA
- a CDS encoding response regulator transcription factor: MRTYNVLVVDDEKEIRDAIEIYLRSIENINIIKAADGLDALDILENNEIHVIILDIMMPKLDGIRTCMKIREKNNIPIIMLSAKNEDTDKILGLNIGADDYVAKPFNPLELVARVNSQLRRYTNLGNFPQTASDDEICLDQLVINKTSHVVTVDGKKVKLTPIEYDILLLLANNPGRVFPSSQIYEYVWNEPSFKTENTVAVHIRRLRKKIEINPKEPRYIKVIWGVGYKIDK, encoded by the coding sequence TTGCGTACTTACAATGTACTTGTAGTGGATGATGAGAAAGAAATTAGAGATGCCATAGAGATCTATTTAAGAAGTATAGAAAATATAAATATAATAAAGGCAGCAGATGGATTAGATGCATTAGATATATTAGAAAATAATGAAATTCATGTAATAATATTAGATATCATGATGCCTAAATTAGACGGAATAAGAACCTGTATGAAAATAAGAGAAAAAAATAATATTCCTATAATTATGCTATCTGCTAAGAATGAAGATACAGATAAAATTTTAGGATTAAATATAGGAGCAGATGATTATGTAGCAAAACCCTTTAATCCTTTAGAATTAGTGGCAAGGGTTAATTCTCAACTTAGAAGATATACAAATTTGGGGAATTTCCCTCAAACTGCATCTGATGATGAAATTTGTTTAGATCAATTAGTTATAAATAAAACTAGTCATGTAGTTACTGTAGATGGCAAAAAAGTGAAATTAACCCCTATAGAATATGATATATTATTACTTTTAGCCAATAATCCTGGTAGAGTATTTCCTTCTTCACAAATATATGAATATGTTTGGAATGAACCCTCTTTTAAAACTGAAAACACCGTAGCAGTGCATATAAGAAGACTAAGGAAAAAAATAGAAATAAATCCTAAAGAACCTAGATATATAAAAGTAATTTGGGGAGTTGGTTATAAAATTGATAAATAG
- the cloSI gene encoding clostripain, which produces MLKNKLSILLTSTLVAASLFSFKPVYADSVNNSNKTNLNNIRQQIQKAKNNNQKVTIMYYCDADNNLESSLLSDIEEMKKGYNNSPNLNLVTLVDRSSRYSNDKTVFGENFEDTRLYKIEHNKTQRLGGGNEFPEITLNSNYEANMGDADTLKKFINYCKANYKADKYVLIMSNHGGGAKEELKEDSNLNKAICWDDSHYDGNEPDCLYMGEISDHLTKEQSVDVLAFDACLMGTAEVAYQYRPGNGGFSAASIVASSPVVWGPGFQYDNILSRIKSGGGSSNEDDLTLGGKEKNFDPATITNEELGALFVEEQRDSTHARGRYDQHLSFYDSTKVETVKKSIDKLAVNLSNENKKSEIEKLRGSKNNTNLMHYFDEYSQGEWIAYPYFDIYDLCEKINEGENFSKETKTLALICMNNIDDMVVYSFGGPSKEFKEGKNGLSIFLPDGDREYSSYYQPSATPHWNMQSWYNSIDTVKNGLPPYGKLNWCKDGQNPKVNKVGNWFELLDSWFDKTNGADGGVNYYQW; this is translated from the coding sequence ATGTTAAAAAACAAGTTATCTATTCTTTTAACTTCTACTTTGGTGGCTGCTTCTCTTTTTAGTTTTAAACCTGTATATGCTGATTCAGTAAATAATTCTAATAAAACTAATCTAAACAATATTAGGCAGCAAATACAAAAAGCTAAAAATAATAATCAAAAGGTAACAATTATGTATTACTGTGATGCTGATAATAATTTAGAATCCTCCTTATTAAGTGACATTGAAGAAATGAAAAAAGGATATAACAATAGTCCTAATTTAAATTTAGTTACACTTGTAGATAGATCTTCAAGATACAGTAATGATAAAACAGTTTTTGGTGAAAATTTTGAAGATACTCGTTTATACAAGATAGAGCATAATAAGACACAAAGATTAGGTGGAGGAAATGAATTCCCAGAAATAACTCTTAATAGTAATTATGAAGCAAATATGGGAGATGCTGATACTCTTAAAAAATTTATTAATTATTGTAAAGCCAATTATAAGGCTGATAAATATGTGCTTATAATGTCCAACCATGGTGGTGGAGCAAAAGAAGAACTTAAAGAAGATTCAAATTTAAATAAAGCCATTTGTTGGGATGATAGTCATTATGATGGTAATGAACCAGATTGCCTTTATATGGGGGAAATTTCAGATCATTTAACAAAGGAGCAATCCGTTGATGTACTTGCTTTCGATGCATGCTTAATGGGAACAGCAGAAGTAGCATACCAATATAGACCAGGTAATGGAGGGTTTTCAGCTGCTAGTATAGTTGCTTCAAGTCCAGTGGTTTGGGGACCAGGATTCCAATACGATAATATTTTAAGTAGAATAAAATCCGGTGGAGGAAGTAGCAATGAAGATGATTTAACTTTAGGTGGCAAAGAGAAAAACTTTGATCCTGCAACTATTACTAATGAAGAATTAGGAGCATTATTTGTAGAAGAACAAAGAGATTCTACCCATGCTAGAGGAAGATATGATCAACATTTAAGTTTTTATGATTCAACTAAAGTGGAGACAGTAAAAAAATCAATAGATAAATTAGCTGTTAATTTAAGTAATGAAAATAAAAAATCTGAAATTGAAAAATTAAGAGGAAGTAAAAATAATACAAATTTAATGCACTATTTTGATGAATACAGTCAAGGGGAGTGGATTGCATATCCATATTTTGATATATATGATCTATGCGAAAAAATAAATGAAGGTGAAAATTTTAGTAAAGAAACTAAGACATTAGCTTTAATTTGTATGAATAATATAGATGATATGGTAGTTTATTCTTTTGGAGGTCCTAGTAAAGAATTTAAAGAAGGTAAAAATGGATTAAGTATATTTTTGCCAGATGGAGATAGAGAATATTCAAGTTATTATCAACCAAGTGCAACCCCTCATTGGAATATGCAAAGTTGGTATAACTCAATAGATACAGTTAAAAATGGATTACCTCCTTATGGAAAGCTAAATTGGTGCAAAGATGGACAAAATCCAAAAGTAAATAAAGTTGGAAATTGGTTTGAGCTGTTAGATTCTTGGTTTGATAAAACTAATGGTGCAGATGGAGGAGTTAACTACTATCAATGGTAA